A window of Polaromonas hydrogenivorans contains these coding sequences:
- a CDS encoding rod shape-determining protein: MFEAFRRYFSTDLAIDLGTANTLIFARDKGIVLDEPSVVAIRHEGGPHGKKVIQAVGREAKAMLGKVPGNIEAIRPMKDGVIADFVITEQMIKQFIKMVHPRRLLTPSPRIIICVPCGSTQVERRAIKDAAEAAGAAAVYLIEEPMAAALGAGLPVSEASGSMVVDIGGGTTEVGVISLGGMVYKGSVRVGGDRFDEAIINYIRRNYGMLIGEPTAEVIKKTIGSAFPGSEVKEMEVKGRNLSEGVPRSFTISSNEILEALTDPLNQIVSAVKNALEQTPPELGADISDRGMMLTGGGALLRDLDRLLAEETGLPVLVAEDPLTCVVRGCGIALERMDRMGSIFTTE, encoded by the coding sequence ATGTTTGAAGCATTCCGTCGGTACTTTTCCACCGACCTGGCGATTGATCTGGGCACCGCCAACACCCTGATTTTTGCGCGCGACAAGGGCATTGTGCTGGACGAGCCCTCGGTGGTTGCGATTCGCCACGAAGGCGGCCCCCACGGAAAAAAGGTGATTCAGGCCGTCGGCCGCGAAGCCAAGGCGATGCTGGGCAAGGTGCCCGGCAACATCGAGGCGATTCGCCCGATGAAGGACGGCGTGATCGCCGACTTCGTCATCACCGAGCAGATGATCAAGCAGTTCATCAAGATGGTGCATCCGCGCCGCCTGCTCACGCCGAGCCCGCGCATCATCATCTGCGTGCCCTGCGGCTCCACCCAGGTCGAGCGCCGCGCCATCAAGGACGCGGCCGAGGCTGCCGGCGCCGCCGCCGTCTATCTGATTGAAGAGCCGATGGCCGCCGCCCTGGGCGCCGGCCTGCCGGTGTCCGAGGCCAGCGGCTCGATGGTCGTCGATATCGGCGGCGGCACGACCGAAGTCGGCGTGATCTCGCTGGGCGGCATGGTTTACAAGGGCAGCGTGCGCGTCGGCGGCGACCGTTTTGACGAGGCCATCATCAACTACATCCGCCGCAACTACGGCATGCTGATCGGCGAGCCGACGGCCGAAGTCATCAAAAAGACCATCGGTTCGGCCTTTCCGGGCTCCGAAGTCAAGGAAATGGAAGTCAAGGGCCGCAACCTGTCCGAAGGCGTGCCGCGCAGCTTCACGATTTCAAGCAATGAAATCCTCGAAGCCCTGACCGACCCGCTGAACCAGATCGTCTCGGCCGTCAAGAACGCGCTGGAGCAGACGCCGCCCGAACTGGGCGCCGACATTTCCGACCGCGGCATGATGCTGACCGGCGGCGGCGCGCTGCTGCGCGACCTGGACCGCCTGCTGGCCGAGGAAACCGGCCTGCCGGTGCTGGTCGCCGAAGACCCGCTGACCTGCGTGGTGCGCGGCTGCGGCATTGCGCTGGAGCGCATGGACCGCATGGGCTCGATCTTCACCACGGAATAA
- the gatA gene encoding Asp-tRNA(Asn)/Glu-tRNA(Gln) amidotransferase subunit GatA, giving the protein MSTPSLTPSHLDLHDLGVATLAAKLAAGDISSVEVTQHFLNRIGQHAGLGAFLALDADVSLAQARAADARLAAGERTPLLGVPLAHKDVFVTRDFPTTAGSKMLEHYRSPFDATVVSRLGVGPGGAGMVTLGKLNCDEFAMGSGNENSAYQKVQNPWDTSRVPGGSSGGSAAAVAARLVPAATGTDTGGSIRQPASLTGITGIKPTYGRCSRYGMVAFASSLDQAGPMARSALDCALLLSSMAGPDPDRDSTSLDMPAVDYATDLIATHADGTSAKPLKGLKIGLPTQFFGAGCAPDVLAAVRGALSEFEKLGATLVDVSLPLTELSIPVYYVIAPAEASSNLSRFDGVRYGHRAAHYTDLTDMYKKSRSEGFGDEATRRIMIGTYVLSHGYYDAYYLKAQKIRRLIAQDFQTAFAQCDVIAGPVSPTVAWKIGEKSDDPVASYLADIYTLSSSLAGLPGMSVPAGFGAGGMPVGLQLIGNYFKEAQLLGAAHQFQLATDWHQKAPGISA; this is encoded by the coding sequence ATGAGCACCCCTTCCCTGACCCCGTCACATCTCGACCTGCACGACCTCGGCGTGGCAACGCTGGCCGCCAAACTGGCCGCCGGCGACATCTCCAGCGTCGAAGTCACCCAGCATTTCCTGAACCGCATCGGGCAGCACGCCGGCCTGGGTGCCTTCCTGGCGCTTGACGCCGACGTGTCGCTGGCGCAGGCCCGCGCCGCCGATGCGCGCCTGGCCGCCGGCGAACGCACGCCCCTGCTGGGCGTGCCGCTGGCGCACAAGGACGTGTTCGTCACGCGCGACTTCCCCACCACCGCCGGCTCGAAGATGCTGGAGCACTACCGCAGCCCGTTTGACGCGACCGTGGTCAGCCGGCTGGGCGTTGGCCCAGGTGGCGCCGGCATGGTCACGCTGGGCAAGCTCAACTGCGACGAGTTCGCCATGGGTTCGGGTAATGAAAACAGCGCCTATCAAAAGGTGCAAAACCCGTGGGACACCAGCCGCGTTCCGGGCGGCTCCTCGGGCGGCTCGGCGGCGGCGGTGGCGGCGCGGCTCGTTCCTGCAGCGACCGGCACCGACACCGGCGGCTCGATTCGCCAGCCCGCATCGCTGACCGGCATCACCGGCATCAAGCCGACCTACGGCCGCTGCTCGCGCTACGGCATGGTGGCGTTTGCCTCCAGCCTGGACCAGGCCGGCCCGATGGCGCGCAGCGCGCTCGACTGCGCGCTGCTGCTCTCTAGCATGGCCGGGCCTGATCCCGACCGCGATTCGACCTCGCTGGACATGCCAGCCGTCGATTACGCTACTGATTTAATAGCTACTCATGCAGATGGGACAAGCGCAAAGCCCCTAAAAGGCTTGAAAATCGGCCTGCCAACGCAGTTTTTCGGCGCAGGCTGCGCGCCCGACGTGCTGGCCGCCGTGCGCGGCGCGCTCAGCGAGTTTGAAAAGCTCGGCGCCACGCTGGTCGATGTCAGCCTGCCGCTGACCGAGCTGTCGATTCCGGTCTATTACGTGATTGCCCCGGCCGAGGCCAGCAGCAACCTGAGCCGCTTCGACGGTGTGCGCTACGGCCACCGCGCGGCGCACTACACCGACCTGACCGACATGTACAAGAAGTCGCGCAGCGAAGGCTTTGGCGACGAAGCCACGCGCCGCATCATGATCGGCACCTACGTGCTGAGCCACGGCTACTACGACGCCTACTATTTGAAGGCGCAAAAGATCCGCCGCCTGATCGCACAGGATTTCCAGACCGCTTTTGCGCAATGCGACGTGATTGCCGGGCCGGTCTCGCCCACGGTGGCCTGGAAAATCGGCGAAAAGTCCGACGACCCGGTCGCCAGCTACCTGGCCGACATCTACACCCTGTCGTCCAGCCTGGCCGGCCTGCCCGGCATGAGTGTTCCGGCCGGCTTCGGCGCGGGCGGCATGCCGGTCGGCCTGCAGCTGATCGGCAACTATTTCAAGGAAGCGCAGTTGCTGGGCGCGGCGCACCAGTTCCAGCTGGCGACCGACTGGCACCAGAAAGCACCGGGAATTTCCGCATGA
- the gatC gene encoding Asp-tRNA(Asn)/Glu-tRNA(Gln) amidotransferase subunit GatC: protein MALTFKDIERVANLARLELRPDETEHTLSQLNGFFALVEQMQAVNTDGVEPLAHPAALLGEVALRLREDIASEPNQREASQASAPAVERGLFLVPKVIE from the coding sequence ATGGCATTGACATTTAAAGACATTGAGCGCGTGGCCAATCTGGCGCGGCTCGAACTCAGGCCTGACGAAACCGAGCACACGCTGAGCCAGTTGAACGGTTTTTTTGCGCTGGTCGAGCAGATGCAGGCGGTCAACACCGACGGCGTCGAGCCGCTGGCGCACCCGGCGGCGCTGCTGGGCGAAGTCGCCCTGCGCCTGCGCGAGGACATTGCCAGCGAACCCAACCAGCGCGAGGCCAGCCAGGCCAGCGCACCGGCCGTCGAGCGCGGTCTGTTTCTTGTGCCGAAAGTGATCGAATGA